The following is a genomic window from Solanum stenotomum isolate F172 chromosome 4, ASM1918654v1, whole genome shotgun sequence.
ACAAACAAGAATCCAAGTATGTAGACAGACTCATTTCATTCTCTTCTTTTAATGCATGTTTATACCATGTTCAACTCTTCACAGATCAATTAGACTAGGTAGTACTAGATCTTGTAAATGTAGAATTACATCTCTATTCTACATCTCTTTGCCTTAAACTGTGTAGTCCTATCAATCTTCCTAGAGCATCAAACACAATAAGTCAAAAAATCAGATTTGACCAACATCAACCTACCCAATGTAATCCCATAGGTCGGATCTGCAGAAGGTAGAGTGTAAGCAGATTTAcccctacctcgtggaggtagagaggcaaACCTGAAAGACCCCTCGAggtacaaacattttaactgtCAAATTTCAAAATGGCTCATGGTTAGTTCAGTGTCGATTGTTAGTGTAGTCCATTTCCTGTAGAAGTACAATAAcattaccagtttcaaaaaaaagctACAAGGTCTATTTTATGCTGCTACCTGGATGTTGGTTAGTATGTAGACAGATGTAGCTGAGTGATATTAACAATTTTAGTTTGATGACGTTCCTATGTCGGTAAATTTGCTGATTCACAAACACTACTTCAGCTGCATATTCTGAAGTAGTCATGTACCGTATTTCAAGCAAAGATGTGCCAGATATATTCTTCCTTGTGTTTGAAATCTAGTCTGACAGCTCTTTCTCAATACAGGTTATGATAACTGTCTCTATGCGACGACTGGGTATGTACATCTAACTAAATCATTATACAactacacacacacacactagTGTATTCTTGCCCTCCTCCGATAATAATGTTCGTTTTCTGATTTTAAAATTCACAGGGGTAAAAAAGCTATCGTTAATAATACAACTGTTGGTCCTTCCAAGTCTTCATCATCATCCCCTCAAAGGAGTTATTGGTGGACTCAACATCTACTTGTGGCTTTTCCTTTGTTCTTTCTGGTACTCTTCTGAACATGTCTCGGATGAATAGAACGATGCCTATTCTGgaatgaaaaaatgtaaaagcaGGATAATGCAAGGTGATATAAGTTTCCCTTGAGAAGGCTCAAATGTGTTGGAGCCAAGGATGCTTGGGTTATTGATGCAGATATCATCTAACTGCACAAATTTTGTATGATAGCCCAAGGTAGAGATCCTTGGTAGATGTAAAATAGAAGATATTTCCAGTCATTCAAACTGTGGAAACATTTGTAATCCATCTTGTTTGTGATTGGCTAGCAAATTTGGTACTAATTCATTTTAGTTAAATCTTTGTAATGAAGTTTTCACAAACTTTTCTCATGCATCAAGTATTTGGAAGCAAGTTGCAGATCATGGTCCTATATATATCAGAAAAGTTGGTCTGTTTTAAGTCAGTAAGTTGTCTACATCTCATCCCTTGAGGTGTGGCTCCTCTGACCCTGCTAACACAATGTTCTATGCACCATGTGGTCCTTTTTATTTAAGAGGAAATATCTCTCAATAGTTTTCAATCTTAACTGCTCTATGCTGGGGAAAGTTGTCCTTTTGAATAAGGTACAGCCTAAGTCAGAGAAATATGTACAATTTGCCTAGCTGGGACTGAGGTTGAGGTGTATCATGCTTGGTTGAATTATAGTTGGATACAACATTTTGAGGGTGCTAAAAAGGGGATCATTGGGGATAAAGAAGAGGATGAGTCAATCACCCCTACTATTTTTGGCGTAACGAGGTTTTAGTCTTTTAGAAGGCACCCCTAGCCAGATTCAATCCCAAGGGTCAACCAAGCCTTTGAAACTAGTGAAGAGGAAAAAACATCAAGAAGAGGATGAGTCAATCACCCCTACTATTTTTGGCGCAACGAGGTTTTAGTCGTTTAGAAGGCACCCCCTTGCCAGATTCAATCCCAAGGGTCAACCAAGCCTTTGAAACTAGTGAAAATATTCGTCATAGTCAGAATTCTTGCTTTCAACGAGACTTTCTTAGCTTATCCGGTAAGCAAGGTCTTTAATTGATGTGCCTGAAtttgtggtggtggtggtgggtTGGGTGGAGGGCATCTGATTTAAGGGGTTGTGAATACAAAATACACAGAAACAGAAGCTAAGCATGTCTGAAAAAGATTTTGACAGATAAAATCCAGGAGCTGTATATTACACAAGCCAAATTTTGTGCAAAGTGAAATCCATTTATAGGTACCAACAACAAATTCCCCTCTCAAAAATAATCAGAGGGTCTcacttgaaaataatttaaaccaattctTGCAAAATCAAAATACAAAGAGAGAACTGTTGAATCCAGAAAGGTATCATATCTACCACTTCCCAACTCTTGAGTATCCATCATCAGCAAACACCACAATCTTCAATACAAACATATTGAAAGGAAATTCTGCAATCATTTCAAATGAAAGCAGGTAATTAGAAAGTCAATCTTGCGTAAGAAAATACCCGAAAGAAATAACAAAGGTGGATAACACTTACCAACAAATTAATAACCTTGCTCAATGAGATAATCGCCGAGCCTCTCAACAACCAGGTTACACTGGCCGGGAGTCATTGGTTCATCATAGATACCAAAAAGTAGAGCCTGACCAGTCTTTTTGATAGTGATACCACCCGGTCCCTGAACAAAAAAAGAATGGAGTGTCACGAACAGCCACTTGAAGTAAGGTTATGACCTTTCCACATTTGATTCAGTTCAATTCATCTCCAAATAAGTATAAACTTTCCACAACTTTCTGAAATGTAACACGGATTCTGGTTGTTTAACAGAGAAGATCCTGAAGTACTACATACACCCTCAAAGAACACTAGATAAGTTGCATAGTAAGAAAATCACATAATTATGCTCTGCGTTGCTTAAACAGAATGCACACACAACCTGTTGTCTGCAGTTTCAATTCAACAAGATTCTGAATGTCATAAAAGATACCTTCTTTCCTCGAATGACGACCCCAGGTTCCCCTTGAATGACCATGTACTTTGAGCCACCAAGATGCAGGCCAGTTGGAGCAAGTGAACCAGGCTCATTAAAATCATTCAGGATGGCGTCAATCTCTGAGGGT
Proteins encoded in this region:
- the LOC125862046 gene encoding profilin-1-like, with translation MSWQVYVDEHLLCDIEGNHLSAAAIIGLDGAVWAKSSTFPQFKPSEIDAILNDFNEPGSLAPTGLHLGGSKYMVIQGEPGVVIRGKKGPGGITIKKTGQALLFGIYDEPMTPGQCNLVVERLGDYLIEQGY